A part of Desulfomicrobium baculatum DSM 4028 genomic DNA contains:
- the secY gene encoding preprotein translocase subunit SecY yields the protein MSELKSKFIWTFLLLAVFRVGVHLPIPGVDGNALADFFANAQNTLFGLFDMFSGGGLMNLSIFALGIMPYISASIILQLLTVVSPELKRLSKEEGAAGKKKITQYTRYGTVLISVIQGLGIAIGVETMTSPTGASIVYMPGWGFRFITVLTLTAGTVFIMWLGEKITEKGIGNGISLIICAGIISGLPSGIGKSYRLFTAGDVSLFTVLLVVVVMAGVLVGITFMERAQRRIPIHYAKRMVGRKMYGGQTSHLPLRINTAGVIPPIFASSILMFPATIANFSNVEILNKMSDYFRPDSIIYNICFVAFIVFFCFFYTAIVFDPKEISENLKKQGAFVPGIRPGFKTNEYIDKVLTRLTLWGALYISLVCVLPMLLMKQFNVPFYYGGTSLLIVVGVAMDTMSQVQSHLISGRYDGLLAKAKIKGRQG from the coding sequence ATGTCAGAGCTGAAAAGCAAGTTTATTTGGACTTTTCTCCTGTTGGCTGTTTTCCGCGTAGGTGTACATCTGCCGATACCAGGTGTTGACGGGAATGCTCTAGCAGATTTTTTTGCCAACGCACAAAACACCCTTTTTGGGCTGTTCGATATGTTTTCGGGCGGCGGCTTGATGAATCTGTCCATTTTTGCACTTGGGATTATGCCTTACATTTCCGCTTCGATCATCCTGCAGCTTTTGACTGTGGTCAGTCCTGAACTCAAAAGGCTGAGCAAGGAAGAAGGCGCTGCAGGGAAGAAGAAGATCACCCAGTATACGCGTTATGGAACGGTGCTGATATCCGTGATCCAGGGCCTTGGAATAGCCATTGGTGTTGAGACTATGACAAGCCCCACTGGGGCTTCCATTGTCTATATGCCAGGCTGGGGCTTCCGGTTCATCACCGTTCTGACTCTCACTGCCGGCACCGTGTTTATCATGTGGCTTGGTGAGAAAATCACGGAAAAAGGGATTGGTAACGGTATCAGCCTGATTATCTGCGCGGGTATCATTTCCGGTCTGCCCAGCGGTATCGGAAAATCGTACCGGCTTTTCACTGCCGGTGACGTTTCCCTTTTCACTGTGCTGCTGGTAGTGGTCGTCATGGCTGGGGTTCTGGTCGGCATCACCTTCATGGAGCGTGCTCAGCGAAGGATTCCCATCCATTACGCCAAGCGTATGGTCGGACGGAAAATGTATGGTGGGCAGACAAGTCATCTGCCGTTGCGCATAAATACGGCCGGTGTCATCCCGCCCATTTTCGCATCGTCGATCCTGATGTTTCCTGCGACGATAGCCAATTTTTCAAATGTTGAAATATTGAACAAGATGTCTGATTATTTCAGGCCAGATTCCATTATTTACAATATTTGTTTTGTGGCATTCATCGTATTTTTCTGTTTTTTCTATACGGCCATCGTTTTTGACCCCAAGGAAATTTCGGAAAACCTAAAGAAACAAGGGGCTTTTGTCCCCGGCATCCGCCCTGGCTTCAAAACAAACGAGTACATTGACAAGGTTCTGACCCGTTTGACTTTGTGGGGCGCTTTGTATATCTCGCTCGTCTGTGTTTTGCCCATGCTCCTGATGAAGCAGTTCAATGTCCCGTTTTATTACGGAGGCACTTCCCTGCTGATCGTTGTCGGCGTAGCCATGGACACCATGTCCCAGGTGCAGTCGCATCTTATTTCCGGCAGATATGACGGCCTGCTTGCCAAGGCGAAAATCAAGGGCAGGCAAGGTTGA
- the rpsE gene encoding 30S ribosomal protein S5: MQQNEFELIEKIVYLNRVAKVVKGGRRFSFSALVVVGDGKGTVGFGLGKANQVPDAIKKATDRARKDMQKVELLDGTIPYEVLGNFGAGHVMLKPASAGTGIIAGGPVRAVMEAAGVHDILTKAIGTNNPHNVLRATFAGLRSLRSAELVGRMRGKTLTIKRK; the protein is encoded by the coding sequence ATGCAACAAAACGAATTTGAACTCATTGAGAAAATTGTCTATCTCAATCGCGTCGCCAAAGTTGTCAAGGGTGGCCGTCGATTCAGCTTCAGCGCATTAGTTGTGGTTGGTGATGGAAAGGGAACCGTAGGGTTTGGCCTGGGTAAGGCGAATCAGGTTCCCGATGCCATCAAGAAGGCTACTGACAGGGCTCGCAAGGACATGCAGAAGGTTGAACTTCTCGATGGGACCATCCCTTACGAAGTTTTGGGGAATTTTGGTGCCGGTCATGTCATGCTCAAGCCTGCTTCCGCGGGTACCGGAATCATTGCCGGCGGTCCCGTCCGTGCCGTCATGGAAGCCGCCGGCGTTCATGACATCCTGACCAAGGCCATCGGCACGAACAATCCTCACAATGTGCTTCGTGCTACATTTGCAGGACTTCGTTCCCTTCGCAGCGCCGAGCTCGTCGGACGGATGAGAGGCAAAACTCTCACCATCAAGAGAAAATAG
- the rplR gene encoding 50S ribosomal protein L18 codes for MKLSRDEARKKRKMRIRKKINGTPERPRLVVFRSSKHIYAQIIDDLAGATLASASTLSLEGDNIRLTVENAKLVGKKVAEEAIKKSITSVVFDRNGFVYHGRIKAVADGAREGGLNF; via the coding sequence ATGAAATTATCAAGAGATGAAGCCCGTAAAAAACGCAAGATGCGGATTCGTAAAAAGATCAACGGTACGCCTGAAAGGCCAAGACTGGTTGTTTTTCGTTCCAGCAAGCATATTTACGCGCAGATAATCGACGATTTGGCTGGCGCAACATTGGCTTCCGCATCAACGCTGAGCCTTGAAGGTGACAATATTCGCCTGACTGTCGAGAATGCAAAGTTGGTAGGAAAGAAGGTTGCCGAAGAAGCGATCAAGAAGAGCATCACTTCCGTGGTCTTTGATCGCAACGGCTTCGTATACCATGGCCGGATCAAAGCCGTTGCCGATGGAGCCAGAGAAGGCGGCTTAAATTTTTAA
- the rpsK gene encoding 30S ribosomal protein S11 — MARPQRVIKKKEKRNIPTGIAHVNSTFNNTIITFTDPTGNVISWASSGASGFKGSRKNTPFAAQKAAETAARKAMECGMRSVGILVKGPGSGRESAMRAINAVGLRVAFIRDVTPIPHNGCRPPKRRRV; from the coding sequence ATGGCAAGACCGCAGAGAGTAATCAAGAAAAAGGAAAAGAGAAATATCCCCACGGGTATTGCTCATGTGAACAGCACCTTCAATAATACGATTATTACCTTCACAGATCCGACGGGTAACGTAATCAGCTGGGCGAGCTCAGGCGCTTCCGGTTTCAAGGGTTCCCGTAAGAACACCCCCTTTGCTGCTCAGAAGGCCGCGGAAACCGCTGCCCGTAAGGCGATGGAGTGCGGAATGCGCTCTGTAGGTATTCTTGTGAAGGGACCTGGCTCTGGACGCGAGTCCGCAATGCGTGCAATCAATGCTGTCGGTTTGCGCGTCGCTTTTATCCGCGACGTGACACCCATTCCGCATAACGGCTGCCGTCCGCCCAAACGTCGTAGAGTATAG
- the rplQ gene encoding 50S ribosomal protein L17 — translation MRHRKAGRKLGRTWEHRKALMKNMARSLVEHERIRTTEAKAKELSIFADKLITMALQDTLHARRQAFTVLGSHHSVKKLFDEIGPRFKEVPGGYTRVVKFGIPRVGDSASMALIEFTRLSDKFAETTDAAAPEATEEA, via the coding sequence ATGAGGCATAGAAAAGCTGGTCGAAAACTGGGGCGTACGTGGGAACACCGCAAGGCCCTGATGAAGAATATGGCTCGCTCCCTGGTCGAACATGAGCGTATCCGCACGACTGAAGCCAAGGCCAAGGAACTGAGCATCTTTGCTGACAAGCTCATCACGATGGCGCTTCAGGATACCCTGCATGCTCGCAGGCAGGCCTTCACGGTTCTGGGAAGCCATCACAGTGTTAAAAAATTGTTTGATGAAATTGGTCCCCGCTTCAAGGAAGTTCCCGGCGGGTACACCAGAGTCGTCAAGTTTGGTATTCCTCGCGTTGGTGACAGTGCCTCCATGGCACTTATCGAGTTCACCCGTTTGAGCGACAAGTTTGCCGAAACAACTGATGCTGCAGCTCCTGAAGCTACAGAAGAAGCATAG
- the rpsD gene encoding 30S ribosomal protein S4: MARYTGPKCRICRREGGKLFLKGDRCYTDKCAFERRAYAPGDHGKARKKPSDYALQLREKQKVRKMYGILEGQFRRYFEEAERRKGITGTNLLMLLETRIDNVAYKLGFANSRSQARQMVRHGLFSLNGRRVNVPSIQMKSGDVLEVRDRTKKNLVITEALEVVARRGVPAWLEIDAPAFKGSVKALPTREDITFPMTEQLIVELYSK; the protein is encoded by the coding sequence TTGGCTAGATATACAGGCCCTAAGTGCAGAATATGCCGTAGAGAAGGCGGAAAGCTTTTTCTCAAAGGCGATAGATGTTATACTGATAAGTGTGCTTTCGAGCGTCGTGCCTATGCGCCTGGCGATCACGGGAAGGCTCGCAAAAAGCCCAGCGATTACGCCTTGCAGCTTCGCGAGAAGCAGAAAGTAAGAAAGATGTATGGTATCCTTGAAGGTCAGTTCCGCAGATATTTCGAAGAAGCTGAACGTCGCAAGGGAATTACCGGCACAAATCTTCTGATGCTGCTTGAAACCCGCATCGACAACGTGGCGTATAAACTTGGTTTTGCCAATTCGCGCAGCCAGGCTCGCCAGATGGTTCGCCACGGTTTGTTCAGCCTCAATGGCCGTCGCGTCAATGTGCCTTCGATTCAGATGAAATCGGGTGACGTTCTTGAGGTGCGGGATCGCACCAAGAAGAACCTTGTTATCACCGAGGCTTTGGAAGTTGTCGCTCGTCGCGGCGTACCTGCATGGCTCGAGATCGATGCTCCTGCCTTCAAGGGATCTGTAAAGGCTCTTCCCACCAGGGAAGATATCACGTTCCCCATGACTGAGCAGTTGATTGTTGAACTCTACTCCAAATAA
- the selD gene encoding selenide, water dikinase SelD: MKNTPLVQTVSAAGUAAKLAPGDLEQALLGLHFEDDDRILTGMGNSEDAAIVRFPAGKALVQTLDFFTPIVNDPFKFGQIAAANSLSDVYAMGGVPYVAMNIVCFPIATMDISVLREILRGGLLKIQEAGALLVGGHSVQDKEIKYGLSVSGIIDPDRYATNAGLRPGDVLLLTKPVGTGVLATAIKGQWEGSDAFEEDVYRWAARLNRVPGEAVARFGLKAATDITGFGLGGHALEMATASDCCISLDVSSVPIMDHALELARIGLLPLGSHANKHFCNKTVEASAGLDPVLLDLMYDAQTSGGMLLGVTPDLLDDVRAWLREGGEMVAEIGVVEPPRADGKRLLLC; the protein is encoded by the coding sequence GTGAAAAATACGCCATTGGTTCAAACGGTAAGCGCCGCCGGTTGAGCTGCCAAATTGGCTCCAGGGGACTTGGAGCAGGCATTGCTCGGGCTGCATTTTGAGGATGATGATCGCATCCTGACGGGGATGGGAAACAGCGAGGACGCGGCAATCGTGCGTTTCCCCGCAGGAAAAGCTTTGGTCCAGACTCTGGATTTCTTTACACCCATCGTCAACGATCCCTTTAAATTCGGTCAGATCGCCGCCGCCAATTCATTGTCCGATGTCTATGCCATGGGCGGGGTGCCGTATGTGGCCATGAACATTGTGTGTTTTCCCATAGCGACCATGGATATCAGCGTGTTGCGGGAAATCCTTCGCGGAGGCTTGCTCAAAATTCAGGAGGCGGGAGCCCTGCTGGTCGGTGGGCACAGCGTTCAGGACAAAGAGATCAAGTACGGATTGTCCGTATCGGGCATTATCGACCCGGACAGATATGCCACGAATGCGGGGCTGCGCCCCGGGGATGTTCTTCTTTTGACCAAACCTGTAGGCACAGGCGTCCTGGCTACGGCCATCAAGGGGCAGTGGGAGGGGAGCGACGCCTTTGAAGAGGACGTGTATCGCTGGGCCGCGCGACTGAACCGCGTTCCGGGCGAAGCTGTTGCCAGATTCGGACTCAAGGCCGCCACGGACATCACGGGTTTCGGCCTGGGGGGACATGCGCTTGAAATGGCGACAGCCTCGGATTGCTGCATATCTCTTGATGTTTCTTCCGTGCCCATCATGGATCACGCCCTTGAGCTGGCCCGCATCGGTCTTTTACCCCTCGGCAGTCACGCCAACAAACATTTTTGCAACAAAACCGTTGAGGCATCCGCCGGGCTTGATCCCGTTCTTTTGGACCTCATGTATGATGCGCAGACTTCCGGGGGTATGCTCCTTGGCGTGACGCCTGATCTGCTGGACGATGTTCGGGCGTGGCTGCGAGAAGGAGGTGAGATGGTCGCAGAGATAGGCGTTGTCGAGCCTCCTCGCGCTGATGGGAAGCGGCTGCTGCTGTGCTGA
- the rpmJ gene encoding 50S ribosomal protein L36, producing MKVRPSVRKICPKCKVIKRKGVLRVICDNTRHKQRQG from the coding sequence ATGAAAGTTAGACCTTCAGTTCGCAAAATTTGTCCCAAATGCAAAGTTATCAAGCGCAAAGGCGTGCTTAGAGTGATTTGTGACAATACGCGGCATAAACAAAGACAGGGTTAA
- a CDS encoding selenium metabolism-associated LysR family transcriptional regulator, with the protein MRQPGCLIFFVPMYRFRLYQEWIYMDIRKIEAFSKVYEHCSFSKAGKALYLSQPTISAHVASLEQELEVQLFDRIGRTVVPTKAGEVLYGHAKKIFEASELAISELRKLQDRITGKLDLGGSTIPANYIMPEILAQFWKKYPEVMMDLHIGDSEDIVTQVRNNELMLGVVGAVFESPDLHYEKIASDSLVLVMTPQLFEKYRHLAVGDLLQALPWVLREDGSGTRVAMAESLSRFDIDIHSLRTVIMVRNAGAMARCLSAGMGASITSAISVHHELEKGALVAVDLPGLHLERSFHIVFNKKRSLFPAALKLIEFFKNNAQNIAARSGS; encoded by the coding sequence ATGAGGCAGCCTGGCTGCCTCATTTTTTTTGTCCCAATGTATCGTTTTCGTCTATACCAGGAATGGATATATATGGATATTCGGAAGATCGAAGCTTTTTCCAAAGTGTATGAGCACTGTAGTTTTTCGAAAGCGGGAAAGGCGCTGTATCTCTCGCAGCCGACGATCAGCGCTCATGTGGCTTCCTTGGAGCAGGAACTCGAAGTCCAGCTCTTTGACCGCATTGGAAGGACGGTTGTGCCGACCAAGGCCGGCGAGGTCCTTTACGGGCATGCCAAGAAAATCTTTGAGGCTTCGGAACTTGCGATTTCCGAACTCAGAAAGCTGCAGGACCGGATTACGGGCAAACTCGATCTCGGCGGCAGCACGATTCCCGCAAACTATATCATGCCGGAAATCCTGGCGCAATTTTGGAAGAAGTACCCGGAAGTGATGATGGATTTGCACATAGGGGACTCCGAGGATATTGTAACGCAGGTTCGAAACAACGAGCTTATGCTTGGTGTGGTCGGAGCTGTCTTTGAATCGCCTGATTTGCATTACGAAAAAATCGCAAGCGATTCACTCGTCCTTGTCATGACTCCTCAGCTGTTTGAAAAATATCGGCACCTGGCTGTGGGAGACCTTTTGCAAGCCCTGCCATGGGTTTTGCGCGAGGATGGCTCGGGAACACGCGTGGCCATGGCCGAGAGTCTGTCTCGGTTCGACATTGACATCCATTCTCTGCGGACCGTCATCATGGTGCGCAATGCCGGGGCCATGGCACGGTGTCTTTCGGCCGGCATGGGTGCGTCCATCACTTCCGCCATCAGTGTCCACCACGAGCTTGAGAAGGGAGCATTAGTGGCTGTCGATCTTCCCGGCCTGCACCTGGAACGATCCTTTCATATCGTCTTCAACAAGAAGAGATCCCTTTTTCCGGCGGCTCTCAAGCTGATAGAATTTTTCAAAAACAACGCTCAAAATATCGCTGCGAGGTCTGGATCGTGA
- the map gene encoding type I methionyl aminopeptidase → MKKHRGIFLKNTQEIAVMREANLIAANILNEVGCLVAPGVTTWELEEKAIELCASCDVIPAFKGYLGFPYALCCSVNEEIVHGFPSKRELVDGDIVSIDFGVKFQGFYGDTARTFPVGSISEGAAHLLDVTLDSLKLGIEQAVPGNDLYDVSRAVQERVEAQGFSVIKRFVGHGIGRMLHEKPEVPNFVPKNSSRLPLKPGMVIAIEPMVAMGTDQVEILSDGWTAVTKDRSLSAHFEHSVAITKDGPFILSQM, encoded by the coding sequence TTGAAAAAACACAGAGGCATTTTCCTGAAAAATACGCAGGAAATTGCCGTTATGCGAGAAGCCAATCTTATAGCGGCCAATATTCTCAATGAAGTTGGCTGCTTGGTTGCCCCCGGAGTAACTACCTGGGAGTTGGAAGAAAAAGCTATAGAGCTTTGTGCTTCATGTGATGTTATTCCAGCATTCAAGGGCTACCTGGGTTTTCCATATGCTCTATGCTGTTCCGTCAACGAAGAGATCGTGCATGGATTTCCATCTAAGCGTGAACTGGTTGATGGTGACATAGTCTCCATTGATTTTGGAGTTAAGTTTCAGGGTTTTTACGGAGATACCGCAAGGACCTTTCCTGTAGGAAGCATCAGTGAGGGCGCGGCCCATTTACTGGACGTCACCTTGGATTCTCTTAAGCTGGGAATCGAGCAGGCCGTTCCAGGAAATGACCTTTACGATGTTTCACGGGCTGTACAGGAACGGGTTGAGGCTCAAGGGTTTTCCGTTATCAAGCGATTTGTTGGTCATGGGATAGGCAGGATGCTTCATGAGAAGCCGGAAGTCCCCAATTTCGTGCCCAAGAATAGCTCAAGATTGCCTTTGAAGCCGGGAATGGTGATTGCCATTGAGCCAATGGTTGCAATGGGTACCGACCAGGTCGAAATCCTCTCCGACGGTTGGACCGCAGTGACCAAAGATCGAAGCCTATCTGCTCATTTTGAACATTCGGTGGCTATTACCAAGGACGGACCATTTATTCTCAGCCAAATGTAA
- the rpsM gene encoding 30S ribosomal protein S13 — translation MARLVGVDLPRNKRLDIALTYIYGIGRATALKILDATGIDWTKNSDDLTSDDINTLRKELEASHKVEGDLRREIVANIKRLMDIGCYRGLRHRRGLPCRGQRTHTNARTRKGPRRAIVGKKKK, via the coding sequence GTGGCAAGATTAGTTGGTGTAGATTTGCCGAGAAACAAAAGGCTAGATATTGCATTGACATATATTTATGGCATCGGCCGAGCTACAGCTCTTAAAATCCTTGATGCTACAGGTATTGATTGGACCAAAAACAGTGACGATCTCACTAGTGACGATATCAACACGCTTCGTAAAGAATTGGAAGCCAGTCATAAGGTCGAAGGCGATTTACGCCGTGAGATCGTGGCCAATATCAAGCGTCTTATGGATATCGGTTGCTACAGAGGTTTGAGACATAGGCGCGGCTTGCCATGTCGTGGTCAGCGTACGCATACCAATGCGCGCACGCGCAAAGGCCCACGCAGAGCCATTGTTGGTAAGAAGAAAAAGTAA
- the rplO gene encoding 50S ribosomal protein L15: MNLHELYPYPEERAKVKRLGRGTASGQGGTSGKGHKGQNARAGGGVRAGFEGGQMPLYRRLPKRGFKNPFRVTYQTLNLSTVYSVFADKAEVLIEDLYLSGLVDRDQPIKILGDGDAVKALKITAHKFSKQAVEKITAAGGEAISIEG, from the coding sequence ATGAACCTGCATGAATTGTATCCATATCCCGAGGAACGCGCCAAGGTGAAAAGACTGGGCCGCGGTACTGCATCGGGCCAGGGCGGAACTTCAGGCAAAGGTCACAAGGGTCAAAATGCCCGCGCTGGCGGCGGTGTACGTGCAGGGTTTGAAGGCGGCCAGATGCCCCTTTATCGCCGACTGCCGAAACGTGGCTTCAAGAACCCTTTTCGCGTTACCTACCAGACTCTTAATCTTTCGACAGTCTATTCCGTCTTTGCTGACAAGGCTGAAGTACTGATCGAGGATTTGTATCTGTCCGGTTTGGTTGATCGCGATCAGCCGATCAAGATTCTTGGCGACGGCGACGCCGTCAAGGCGCTTAAGATTACTGCACACAAGTTCAGCAAACAGGCTGTAGAAAAAATCACTGCAGCGGGTGGCGAAGCCATTTCGATCGAAGGATAG
- a CDS encoding DNA-directed RNA polymerase subunit alpha: MSSTYSGDKKVYVRNWAELVRPEQLEKDPKCNDMYGRFVCEPLERGFGTTIGNALRRVLLSSLQGAAPVSVNIQGIQHEFTTIPGVTEDITDIVLNLKQLRVAMNTPEPQRVQLIANAKGEVTASAIVENQHIKILNPELHIATLSEDIDLVMNLEFRMGKGYVPAEMHEDLDNEIGVITLDSSFSPIRKVAYAVEQARVGQMTNYDKLIIEVWTDGSITPDDALAFSAKILKEQLTVFINFDEGSADIEKAKSKPQDKINENLFKNIEDLELPVRASNCLKSAGIHIVGELVQKTEADLLKTKNFGRKSLEDIRRVLESMGLDFGIRVDNFDELYQDWLKRNEEDEA, encoded by the coding sequence ATGAGTTCTACGTATAGCGGAGACAAAAAAGTTTACGTCCGAAATTGGGCAGAGCTTGTCAGGCCGGAACAACTTGAGAAAGATCCGAAGTGCAATGACATGTACGGGCGGTTTGTGTGCGAACCTCTGGAAAGAGGTTTTGGCACCACGATCGGAAATGCGTTGCGCCGGGTTCTTCTTTCATCTCTTCAGGGCGCGGCACCGGTCTCGGTCAATATTCAGGGCATTCAGCATGAATTTACGACCATCCCCGGAGTCACTGAAGATATCACGGACATTGTTCTGAACTTGAAGCAATTGCGCGTGGCCATGAATACTCCTGAGCCACAGCGGGTGCAGTTGATCGCCAATGCCAAAGGCGAAGTAACGGCATCTGCAATTGTTGAAAATCAGCATATTAAGATTCTCAATCCTGAGTTGCATATCGCGACTCTCTCTGAAGATATCGATTTGGTCATGAATCTCGAGTTTCGCATGGGCAAGGGCTATGTCCCTGCCGAGATGCACGAAGATTTGGACAACGAGATCGGCGTTATCACCCTGGACTCAAGTTTTTCTCCCATCCGCAAGGTTGCTTATGCGGTCGAGCAGGCTCGAGTTGGCCAGATGACCAATTATGACAAATTGATCATCGAGGTTTGGACCGACGGATCCATCACTCCGGACGATGCCTTGGCTTTCAGCGCCAAAATTCTGAAAGAGCAGCTCACTGTCTTCATCAACTTCGATGAAGGCTCGGCGGATATCGAGAAGGCCAAATCCAAGCCCCAGGACAAGATCAACGAAAATCTCTTCAAGAACATCGAAGATCTTGAACTTCCCGTGAGAGCAAGCAACTGCCTTAAAAGCGCCGGCATTCATATCGTTGGCGAACTGGTCCAAAAGACCGAGGCTGATTTGCTGAAGACCAAGAATTTTGGTCGGAAGTCTTTGGAAGACATTCGCCGGGTTCTTGAGAGCATGGGACTTGATTTCGGAATCAGAGTCGATAATTTTGACGAATTGTACCAGGATTGGTTAAAGAGGAACGAAGAAGATGAGGCATAG
- the rpmD gene encoding 50S ribosomal protein L30, with translation MIKIKLTKSLITQSPVQKRTVKALGFTKLNQVRTLPDNDCVRGMINKVKHLVEVIQ, from the coding sequence ATGATTAAGATCAAACTGACTAAGAGCCTGATTACCCAGAGTCCTGTGCAGAAAAGAACTGTAAAGGCTCTTGGTTTTACCAAGCTCAACCAGGTCCGCACTCTTCCCGACAATGATTGTGTTCGAGGGATGATCAATAAAGTCAAGCATCTTGTAGAGGTTATTCAATAA
- a CDS encoding ASKHA domain-containing protein has product MAKPGKPFLYLLFEAGIGRGRDLCAGTGLCGKCRIRFLDDAPAPCADDQVRLSAEELAAGWRLGCKHLVLQSCDIEVPAFDPRTLAGARGEGLAVDIGTTRIKWSLCSRVGHSPEFAMVNPQMGVGSEVMSRLRYALSSDAARDHLRQSVITVLKDLVRQSGAVSLAVCGNSTMIATLLDAPLGGLAYAPYSLPWRGGETVCIDVALPEAYIPPLLGPFIGADISAGLAYISTLEPQYPFLLADLGTNGEFVLALDAEHFFACSVPMGPAIEGVGLCCGAMAGVGVLSRVNLGPKGLQWSGAPLSGISGTGYASLLALLRRLDVLDEAGHFQVVTMPLARKIAQQIRDHRLGHIFDLEPGVFVAERDVEEFLKAKAGVNVALRSLVRRAGLLEGDVLRIYLAGALGEHADPSDLITLGFLPEAWREKIHVVGNTALAGTLLALEREEIRDWLADLPRRVVVESLVEKENFGAAFMQAMRFVWV; this is encoded by the coding sequence ATGGCGAAGCCAGGAAAGCCGTTTCTGTACCTGCTTTTTGAGGCCGGCATCGGCCGTGGACGTGACTTGTGCGCGGGCACGGGACTGTGCGGCAAATGCAGAATCCGGTTTCTGGATGACGCCCCCGCGCCGTGCGCTGATGATCAGGTCAGGCTGAGTGCCGAAGAATTGGCGGCCGGTTGGCGGCTTGGCTGCAAGCACCTGGTGCTTCAGTCGTGCGACATTGAAGTACCCGCTTTTGACCCACGCACGTTGGCCGGTGCTCGTGGCGAGGGCTTGGCCGTGGATATCGGTACAACCCGCATCAAGTGGTCACTGTGTTCCCGTGTTGGGCATAGCCCGGAATTCGCCATGGTCAATCCGCAGATGGGCGTTGGCAGCGAGGTCATGTCCAGGCTGCGATATGCGCTTTCTTCGGATGCGGCGCGCGATCACCTGCGCCAATCTGTCATCACGGTGCTCAAGGATTTGGTGCGCCAAAGCGGCGCCGTTTCCCTGGCCGTCTGCGGGAACAGCACCATGATCGCAACCCTCCTGGATGCCCCGCTGGGCGGTTTGGCCTACGCCCCGTATAGCCTGCCCTGGCGCGGCGGCGAGACGGTCTGCATTGATGTCGCGTTGCCTGAAGCCTATATTCCGCCGCTGCTCGGCCCTTTTATCGGTGCCGATATCAGCGCGGGTTTGGCCTATATTTCAACTCTTGAGCCGCAGTACCCCTTTCTTCTCGCCGACCTGGGCACTAACGGGGAGTTTGTGCTGGCACTGGATGCGGAACATTTTTTTGCCTGCAGCGTGCCCATGGGACCGGCCATCGAAGGCGTGGGCCTGTGCTGCGGAGCCATGGCGGGAGTGGGGGTGCTCAGCCGTGTCAATCTGGGTCCAAAAGGCCTGCAATGGAGCGGGGCGCCTTTGAGCGGCATATCCGGGACCGGGTATGCATCCCTGTTGGCGTTGCTACGCCGTCTCGACGTTCTCGATGAGGCGGGGCATTTTCAGGTTGTGACGATGCCATTGGCCCGCAAGATAGCGCAGCAGATACGCGATCACCGGCTCGGTCATATATTCGACCTTGAACCGGGGGTTTTTGTGGCGGAACGTGATGTCGAAGAATTCCTCAAAGCAAAGGCCGGGGTCAACGTGGCCTTGCGAAGCCTGGTCCGGCGTGCGGGACTGCTGGAAGGAGACGTGCTGCGGATTTATCTGGCCGGGGCGCTGGGAGAGCATGCAGACCCTTCAGACTTGATCACGCTGGGTTTCTTGCCCGAGGCGTGGCGGGAAAAAATACACGTGGTCGGAAACACAGCCCTGGCCGGAACGTTACTGGCTCTGGAGCGGGAAGAGATCCGCGATTGGCTGGCCGACCTGCCTCGCCGGGTGGTCGTGGAAAGCCTGGTGGAAAAGGAGAATTTCGGCGCCGCGTTCATGCAGGCCATGCGCTTTGTCTGGGTTTGA